GATAGCCGCGCGATAACACGCTGCATTGCAGCAAGCGCGCGCCGGCACCCGTGGTGCGCACGTCTCGGACGTCTGCGCGCTTGACATCCCCCTTTGGCTTGGGTTTGCTCCGCCGCTGCCCAAAAGCCTCCAGGAAGCACCTCGATGCAAGCCTTCGCACATCTACTCGTTCGTCGAGCGACGGCGTGGACCATCGTCCTCGCGGTCGTATTGCTCTCGCTCGCGAGCCTCTTTTTTGCGTCTCGGGTCGATCGCGACGACGACGTGCTTTCGTTCCTGCCGCGGGAGAACCCGGAGGTCGGCGTCTTCTACGACGTGAGCAAGCGATTCGGCAGCCTCGACGTCGCGCTGGTCGGAATCAGCACGGACGACGCGCTCTCTCCGGAGTTTTTGACGCGCCTGCGCGCCCTGACGAAGCGCCTCAACGAGACGGACGGCATCGGCTACGCGATGACCCTCACGAACGTGGAGGATTTCGCGGCGGATCCGCAGAAGGGCGGCATCACGACCGATTACCTCGTCGGCAAGATCCCGGAGACGGCCGAGGAGCAGGCCGCCCTGCGCGAGAAGGTGCTCTCGCGGGATCACGTGGTGGGCAACCTCATCTCGGCGGACGGAAAGGCGACGCTCCTTTATTGTTTCGCGGGCTACGGGGCCGAGCCGAAGGTGGTGGCGGCGAAGGTCCGCGAGGCGGTGGAGGAGGCATTTCCGCGCGAGGCAAAATACTGGGGCGGCGCGCCGTTCATATCGACGTACATCTATGACGTCACGCAGGAGGACATGCGGAGGCTCGCGCCCTGGGCGGTGCTGGTGATCGTGCTCATCACGGTGCTGTCGTTCCGCGACTTCATCGGCGCCGGCCTCGCGCTCCTCTCCACGGGCCTCGGTATCGTGATGTCCCTCGGGCTCATGGGCGCGCTCGGCGTGTCGGTGAACGTGGTGCTCGGTTCGCTACCGGTCATCCTCTTCGCCCTCGGCAGCGCGTATGCCGTGCACATCCTGAGCCGTTATTACGTGGCCGCGCACGAGCAGAAGGACCCGGCGGCGGCCCTCGTGCGGACGCTCTGCGAAATCGGACCGCCGGTGCTCGCCAGCGGCCTGACGACGTTCGTGGGCCTTTTGTCCTTCCTGCTGATGGACATCGCGCCGCTGCGCACGTTCGGCATTTTCACGGCGCTCGGCATCCTGATCACGCTCATCCTCTCGCTCACGTTCGTGCCCGCGGTGATTTACCTCGTGCGGCTGAAGGGGAAGCCGGCCGAGGCGGCGGGCCCGGCGCGTTTCCACGTGTGGCTGACGACGCTGCCGCAACGGAGGCGCCTCGTCGTCGCGCCCGTGCTCGCGGCGCTCGCGATCACCAGCGGGATCTTCGTCGGCAAGGTCGACAGCCGCATGGACAACGCGGCGTTTTTCTCGAAGGACAGCCCGCCCGATCAGGCCGAGACGTTCCTGCGTGACCATTTCGGCGGCTCGCTCTTCCTGCAGATCCAGGTCGAGGGCGACATGACCGATCCGGTCGTGCTGCGCGAGCTGCGTGTCCTCGCCGATCGTATCGCGGTCCTGCCGCACGTGAGCTCGGTGAACCACGTGGGCGCCGTGGTCGCGCAGATCAACGAGGCGATGGAAGGCGACCGGCGCATCCCGGACAGCGCGGCCAAGGTGAAGCTGCTCTACGGCTTCCTCGAGGGGAAAAAGGCGGTCTCGCAGCTCGTCACGGACGATCGGCAGCGGGCGCTCGTGCAGATCAAGCTCGACACGAACCTCGCCGCCGAGACCGAGCCGCTCATCGAGCAGATCCGCGGCGTGACGAGCACGGCGATCGCAGCGACGTACACGGTGGCCGAGGCGAACGGCGGCCGGAAGGACGAGGTCGCCTCACGCGCGCGCACGCTGGTGACGAGCCGGATCGCCGCGATCGGTCGGCAATTCGGGGTCTCCGTGCCGGACGAGGCGGCGCTCGGCGAGCGCCTCGGGGCGGGGAACGTGGAAGGCGCGGCCGAGCCCACGCGGGCGGAGCTCGTGCGGTTCCTCGGCTCCGAGGAGTGCAGCGTGGAGCTCGAAGGGCCCGAGGTGATCAACGCGGTCGCCCGCGCGCTCGCGGCGCTCGGCCCGCGCCCGGAGGCGGCGAAGCTCACGGAGGCGATCGCCCAGGCGCTCGGCAAGAGCACGGACGACACGCTCGTGACCGACCTCGCCGACACGGTGGATCGTCCCCTCGAGGAGATCTGGCGGCGCAGCGAGGCGATGGTGCGGGCGAAGGAGCTCGTCGCTGCGGCGAAGATCGCGGCGCCGGAGGGCGCGAAGGGCAAACGTCTCCACGCGGCGATCGCGACGGCGTTGATGGATCTCGACGTCCCTTCCCTCGCCTTGCCGCCTGCCGCGGGGGATCAAGCGCAGAAGCTCGGCGTGTCGGTGACGGGCTTGCCGGTGATGCACGCGGGCCTTTCGAAGAGCGTCGAGTCGAACCAGTGGAAGAGCCTGTTCTTCGCGCTCGGCTGCGTGCTCGTCATCATGACGGCGCTCTTCCGGTCGTTCTGGAGCGGGCTGCTCGGCGTCCTGCCCATCGTGCTGACGATGGCGGTCATCTATGGCGGCATGGGCCTCGTCGGGGTGCGGCTCGACATCGGGACGTCGATGCTGGCGAGCTTGATCATCGGGGCCGGAGTGGACTATGCGGTGCACCTGATGGTCGCGTGGAGCGCCCCGGACAAGTCCCCCCTGGCGGAGTCGGCCACGACGGCCGCGCGGCAGACGGGCCCCGCGATCTGGGTGAACGCCCTGATGGTGGCCGCGGGCTTCTTCGTGTTGACGCTCGGCGACGCGCGTCCCCTGCAGAACGTCGGAGGCCTGACCGCGGCGGCGATGATCACGGCCGCCCTCGCCACCATGCTGGTGATCCCCCTCTTCGCCCGCAAGACGCGCTACTACGGCGATGGATCTAGAATACCGGCCGAGGTCCCCTCGTCCGAGGCGTCGGACGCAGTTCTCGACACGAGCACGAGCCCTCCCTGAACGAACGAGGTTCGATGATGAGCGCAATTTTCCGTAGCTGGCTTTCCGCCTCCGCCCCCCTCCTCGGTGCCGCGCTGCTCTGGACGGGCCACGCGAGCGCCGACGCCCCGGGCGACAAGGCCTTGAAGGGGATGGACGAGGCGATGAACCGCGCCAAGACCCAGTACTTCGAGTACGAGGTCGTGAACCAGGAGCCCGGCAAGAGCGAGAAGAAGATGGCGCTCAAGGTCTGGCTCAAGGGCGAGAAGCGCCTCACCGAGTTCACGGCGCCGGCCGACATGAAGGGGACGAAGGTCCTCATCCTGTCGCCCACGCAGATGTACGTGTACCTGCCGGCGTTCGGGAAGATCCGCCGCATCGCCAGCCACGTGACCGACCAGGGCTTCATGGGCCTGGCCTTCAGCCAGGACGACCTCGCGACGCAGATGTACGCGCCGCTCTACGACGCGCAAGTCGCGTCCGACGCGGCGGCCGAGATGAAGCTCGTGGCCAAAGCGAAGGCGGGGCAAACGACGCCCCACGGCAAGATCGAGTTCCTGGTCGCGAAGGACAAGAACCTCCCGACGGAGCTCAAGTACTTCAACACGTCCGGCACCCACGTGAAGACCGAGACGCGCACCAATTACACCTGCCAGGGGAATGTCTGCACCCCGGAGGAGCTCAAGATGGTCGACCACACGAAGGGAGGCCACTGGACGAAGATGATCCGCAAGGCGTGGAAGGTGAACGAGGCGATGAGCGACAACCTCTTCTCGAAGCGCAACCTCGAAAAATAGACTCCGCCCCGGGCCAGATCGAGTAAAGACGCGCGCGCCGCCTCTCCTTCCACAGGACGGGCGGCGCGATGCATTTCAACGATCGAGGTCACGAGCCATCATGAGTCGCCACGTTCGTCGGCGCAGCATAACCGCCTGCGCCCTCGCCCTCCTCCTCGGCGCGGCGCCCCGCGCCCACGCCGACGACGAGCTCGAGCTCGATTGGAGCGGCCGCATCCAGAGCGACCTGCGCTTCCGCCTGGAGCCCGTGGGCGTGGGCGACTGGTATGCACGGCAGGAGCTGCCGGCAGGCGTGGAGCGCAACTGGAACACGCTCGGGCTGAAGCTCGAGGCGAATTACGGCAGGTTCCACGCCGTCGCGGCGGTCGATTTCGTGTGGAGCGGCTACCCCGAGCGGATGACGAGCGTCGGGGACCTGTCGCGGATCGAGAAGGCCGAGCCGTACCGCCTCGAGCCACGCGCGGTCTACGTGGAGGCCGAGGGGATCTTCGTGAAGGGGCTCGACCTGCGCATCGGCCAGCAGGTCGTCTCGTGGGGCGTCGGCGACCAGTTCAACCCGACGAACAACCTGAACCCCGACGATCTGCGTGATCCGCTGCTGTTCGGCCGGCAGGTCGCCAATTTCATGGTGAAGGCCGATTACTGGATCAGCGAGGACTGGTCGATCTCGGGCGTGCTCGTGCCGATCTTCAAGCCCGCGATGCTCCCGCTCTCGGGCTCGCTCGCGCTGGCGCAGCTCGATCGCGTGCCCTTCGTCTCGGGGGCGCTCGGGGACCGCGTGGTCGCCGAGCAGGCGGCCGCAAAGATGCTCTTCGGCCACCCGACGATCATCGGCAGCGTGACGCCCGTGATGCCCGAGCCGACGTTCGACAACATGCAGTTCGCCTACCGGATCGCCGGGACGATCGGCGAGCACGACGTCGCGCTCTCGTATTACAACGGCCGCACGGATTTCCCGCAGCCGCGGAGCAACCACACGCGCCAGGCCCTCGGGAGGCGCTGCAACCCGGACGATGCGAACGATTGCATCGAGGGGCTGCTGCTCACGGACGTGAACCTCGAATTCCCGAAGATGCACGTCTACGGGCTGAACGTGACGGGCGAGGTGAACCCGTTCAAGTGGATCTCGGAGGAGATCAACGGGATCGGGTACCGCTTCGAGGGCGCGCTCGTGGTGCCGCGCGGGCAGTCGATCCGGCTGACGAACGACGAGCTCGCCTTCGGAATCCCCCAGCCGGCCGGCGAATACGATTACGACGCCGACGGCCAGCCCGGCGGGCGGGAGCCGCTCGTGGTGGACGATACGCCGTTCATGAAATGGGTGCTCGGCCTGGATTACACGTTCGGCGAGCACGTGTACGTCAACGCGATGTGGGTGCACGGGCTCGTG
This DNA window, taken from Polyangium spumosum, encodes the following:
- a CDS encoding efflux RND transporter permease subunit: MQAFAHLLVRRATAWTIVLAVVLLSLASLFFASRVDRDDDVLSFLPRENPEVGVFYDVSKRFGSLDVALVGISTDDALSPEFLTRLRALTKRLNETDGIGYAMTLTNVEDFAADPQKGGITTDYLVGKIPETAEEQAALREKVLSRDHVVGNLISADGKATLLYCFAGYGAEPKVVAAKVREAVEEAFPREAKYWGGAPFISTYIYDVTQEDMRRLAPWAVLVIVLITVLSFRDFIGAGLALLSTGLGIVMSLGLMGALGVSVNVVLGSLPVILFALGSAYAVHILSRYYVAAHEQKDPAAALVRTLCEIGPPVLASGLTTFVGLLSFLLMDIAPLRTFGIFTALGILITLILSLTFVPAVIYLVRLKGKPAEAAGPARFHVWLTTLPQRRRLVVAPVLAALAITSGIFVGKVDSRMDNAAFFSKDSPPDQAETFLRDHFGGSLFLQIQVEGDMTDPVVLRELRVLADRIAVLPHVSSVNHVGAVVAQINEAMEGDRRIPDSAAKVKLLYGFLEGKKAVSQLVTDDRQRALVQIKLDTNLAAETEPLIEQIRGVTSTAIAATYTVAEANGGRKDEVASRARTLVTSRIAAIGRQFGVSVPDEAALGERLGAGNVEGAAEPTRAELVRFLGSEECSVELEGPEVINAVARALAALGPRPEAAKLTEAIAQALGKSTDDTLVTDLADTVDRPLEEIWRRSEAMVRAKELVAAAKIAAPEGAKGKRLHAAIATALMDLDVPSLALPPAAGDQAQKLGVSVTGLPVMHAGLSKSVESNQWKSLFFALGCVLVIMTALFRSFWSGLLGVLPIVLTMAVIYGGMGLVGVRLDIGTSMLASLIIGAGVDYAVHLMVAWSAPDKSPLAESATTAARQTGPAIWVNALMVAAGFFVLTLGDARPLQNVGGLTAAAMITAALATMLVIPLFARKTRYYGDGSRIPAEVPSSEASDAVLDTSTSPP
- a CDS encoding outer membrane lipoprotein-sorting protein, coding for MMSAIFRSWLSASAPLLGAALLWTGHASADAPGDKALKGMDEAMNRAKTQYFEYEVVNQEPGKSEKKMALKVWLKGEKRLTEFTAPADMKGTKVLILSPTQMYVYLPAFGKIRRIASHVTDQGFMGLAFSQDDLATQMYAPLYDAQVASDAAAEMKLVAKAKAGQTTPHGKIEFLVAKDKNLPTELKYFNTSGTHVKTETRTNYTCQGNVCTPEELKMVDHTKGGHWTKMIRKAWKVNEAMSDNLFSKRNLEK